The Miscanthus floridulus cultivar M001 chromosome 7, ASM1932011v1, whole genome shotgun sequence genome includes a region encoding these proteins:
- the LOC136463155 gene encoding calmodulin-binding receptor kinase CaMRLK-like, whose product MPLHLAACRVFLLFAAAAAAAAAESNSSANCTLRDGEIVRAAFRQVANFPLPLPGRRACRPVRRLHFPSRNLTGTVNWAELGNLTSLLTVDLSNNSLHGSIDDSSFWRAPLLRAVDVSRNHLEGVLRFDYPSTRLATLNVSGNRFTSVEGVAGLSGVVYLDVSRNAIATVPAGLQSLTLVRVLNLSGNHMTGRYPDDLPPLAGLQVLDISHNNFSGVVDAATVLKFGKSSFFQAGNMLRVIAEIAPAPAPDLAPSSNGGEKHKRAVTIALVSVGAAVTAAALAFLAACVACAMTRRRKKKKDKDGKTAVWEDDEVLVGAVKVAAAAPVVVLERPLMDLTLADLAAATSGFGRESQLADTGGRSGAAYRAVLPGDLHVVVRVVEGAVAGVGEDADEAATGAAFRELARLRHPNILPLLGYCIAGNQKLVLYEYMEKGDLHRWLHELPVGSMDTEDICIDTMEAIEDRNPAGDWPTRYRIILGIARGLAFLHQGWAGAAGSGSARRPIVHGRLVPTNILLGDDMEPRISDFLHPTSSSDETSTPASDVYRFGTLVFEVVTGQARWSDASTTSWARGVIRNRKGLNLVDDRLRDETAGTEAEKEMAECLQVGFLCTASAPEKRPTMQQVVGLLKDVRPAATAGAGGVPPLGSLAS is encoded by the exons ATGCCACTCCACTTGGCCGCCTGCCGCGTCTTCCTGCTcttcgccgcggccgccgccgccgcagcggccgAGTCCAACAGCTCCGCCAACTGCACCCTCCGTGACGGAGAAATCGTCCGCGCGGCGTTCAGGCAGGTCGCCAACTTCCCCTTGCCGCTGCCCGGCCGCCGCGCGTGCCGCCCCGTCAGGCGGCTCCACTTCCCGTCGCGTAACCTCACGGGTACCGTGAACTGGGCCGAGCTAGGCAACCTGACCAGCCTCCTCACCGTCGACCTCTCCAACAACTCTCTCCATGGCAGCATCGACGACAGCTCGTTCTGGCGCGCGCCGCTGCTCCGGGCCGTGGATGTCTCCCGTAACCACCTCGAAGGCGTCCTCCGGTTCGACTACCCGAGCACGCGCCTGGCGACGCTCAACGTGTCCGGCAACCGGTTCACCTCAGTCGAAGGCGTGGCCGGGCTCTCCGGCGTGGTGTACCTCGACGTGTCGAGGAACGCCATCGCAACGGTGCCAGCGGGACTGCAGAGCCTGACGCTGGTGCGCGTGCTTAACCTGTCCGGGAACCACATGACCGGGAGGTACCCCGACGACCTCCCGCCTCTCGCCGGCCTCCAGGTCTTGGACATCTCGCACAACAATTTCTCCGGCGTGGTTGACGCCGCCACCGTCCTTAAGTTCGGAAAATCCTCCTTCTTCCAAGCCGGCAACATGTTGCGAGTGATCGCGGAAATagcaccggcgccggcgccggaccTGGCACCGTCGTCTAATGGCGGAGAGAAGCACAAACGTGCGGTCACCATAGCGCTAGTCTCAGTCGGCGCGGCGGTGACCGCAGCCGCGCTGGCGTTCTTGGCCGCGTGCGTGGCGTGCGCCATGACGCGTcgccggaagaagaagaaggacaaggacGGGAAAACAGCGGTGTGGGAGGACGACGAGGTGTTGGTGGGGGCAGTGAAGGTGGCCGCCGCTGCgccggtggtggtgctggagcgGCCGCTAATGGATCTGACGCTGGCGGACCTGGCCGCGGCCACGTCCGGGTTCGGGCGCGAGTCGCAGCTCGCGGACACGGGCGGCCGCAGCGGGGCCGCGTACCGCGCCGTGCTCCCTGGGGACCTGCACGTCGTCGTGCGCGTCGTGGAGGGCGCCGTGGCTGGAGTTGGGGAGGACGCCGACGAGGCCGCCACGGGGGCCGCGTTCCGGGAGCTTGCACGGCTCAGGCATCCGAACATTCTCCCGCTCCTTGGTTACTGTATTGCAG GGAACCAGAAGCTTGTGCTTTACGAGTACATGGAGAAAGGCGACCTCCACCGGTGGCTCCACGAGCTACCAGTGGGGAGCATGGACACCGAGGACATCTGCATCGACACGATGGAAGCCATCGAAGACAGAAACCCCGCGGGCGACTGGCCTACTCGGTACCGCATCATCCTGGGCATCGCCCGAGGGCTCGCGTTCCTGCACCAGGGATGGGCAGGGGCAGCAGGGTCCGGCTCCGCCCGGCGGCCCATCGTGCACGGCCGCCTGGTCCCGACCAACATCCTCCTCGGCGACGACATGGAGCCCCGGATCTCCGACTTCCTGCACCCGACCAGCAGCAGCGACGAGACGTCGACGCCGGCGAGCGACGTGTACCGCTTCGGCACGCTGGTGTTCGAGGTGGTGACGGGGCAGGCGAGGTGGAGCGACGCGTCGACCACGAGCTGGGCGCGCGGCGTGATCCGGAACCGCAAGGGCCTCAACCTCGTGGACGACCGGCTGCGGGACGAGACGGCGGGCACGGAGGCCGAGAAGGAGATGGCCGAGTGCCTCCAGGTGGGGTTCCTCTGCACGGCCAGCGCGCCCGAGAAGAGGCCCACCATGCAGCAGGTGGTGGGGCTGCTCAAGGACGTCAGGCCGGCGGCGACCGCCGGAGCCGGAGGAGTGCCGCCGCTCGGGTCGCTGGCCTCATGA